The following is a genomic window from Notolabrus celidotus isolate fNotCel1 unplaced genomic scaffold, fNotCel1.pri scaffold_271_arrow_ctg1, whole genome shotgun sequence.
acccaCTAAAGGGGGATCTGAGCAGAGACCGAGCTCTCCAAGGCTACGTCCAAATTAAACACAGACCGCATCTTCTCCTATGGTCTCAGTTTTAGGGGTTCTTGAACGCCGGAGCAGCCAGGGGCGTGTCCAAAGGGCTTGCATGGGCCCCCCATTGATATCTGATAGGCCACCCCTGGTGCAACAGCAAAAGTCCCCAACTATGATTGGCAGAGGGACTTGCATCAACGTTTTGGGATTCTGCAAACATAGACTTAAGGCCAAAActgttagagctccccctggtggctcaAAGAAGTCCAGGCAGGCTCTTGAAGTTGCAAACGTTAAAAGGAGAGAGCAGTAGCGTGGACGTAGCGGATGATCCAGCGTTCGTTTGGATCGTCAGAGAGCGAGTGCAGGGCTTTCTAGTCGGGTCTGTAGTGTGCAGAGAGACCTTAAGACTGAGGGCGTTTAAGATCTGGGTCCGATACCAGACTCTGTCAGAGTTAGTCCTTGTTGAAGCCGTCTCTTTGCGATGTTGGTGAGACCCAAATCTAGCAGCAGCAGAGTTCAAACTTAAAGCAGCACAAACAGACGAGGACGACGCTCGGACACTGAGATCAGATCGTTGATGAGTCGTGGATATCACCtctggggggaggagggggggtggcTTTAGCAGAGCTGGATTCTCAGTTTGGTTAGAGGAATGCAGGACGTTTGATCAGATACAAGGCACTATAGATTTTGCTATAGAACGGCTAAATTAGAGGGGGGCGGAGTTTCACTACGAGAAGTTTAACCGACGGACGGTGAGAGtctgaggaggggaggagagagccaaagtaaaagatgaagagaaagagagagagagagagagagaagagtggaGAGATCCATCcggtggaggaagaagaaggagggcgTGGTTAGGACTGCATCTCAGCACGCAGCATCCACGGGAACCAACAGCAGAACAGCaacctgcaggaggaagaggaggaggaggaggaaggtgcatgagtgaagagagagcggagatgctaacagctcgacgcaaaacaagagcagagcTGCACCGAGCTGCAGAACTTTACAGGCGTGTTTGCTCTGGAATAACCAGGACCGTCTGAGTCCTCTGTGTGGTCTCACCTGGATATGGAGCTCTCGGAGGTCAGGTCTTTAGGGGAACGCATCGTGTTGAAGTTACGCTTCGGCTGtgccactgcaggaagaaacaaacaaacatgagacGAGTCGTTCCTGAGAGCTCGGATCCTCAGATTGTGTCTTAAActctgaaagagaagaaggagagagacggaCACTCACTGGTGACTTGGTGGACCTTCTTCACCATGGATTTGTCGTTCTGCGAGCCGTCTTTAGGGCCTCCgattctgcaaaaacaaacaatgaaggCATCAAGGAATGAAAAGTATTCAACAGAAGaatagaagaggaagaaggaggtgTGCAGCCTCACCTCTGCACGCGGGAGGGCGGAGCAAACACGCCGTATTTGGGCAGGCAGTTGAAGTAGCGGACGCCGAACACCGAGCCGTCGTGTTTCCCTGTCGGCTGATCCAACTCGATGCCGAACCAGTAACCTGCAGGGACCCAGACCAGGATTACAAACGTGACCTCTGTGAGTCTTTGATGTGTGTTAACATGCAGAGCGTGGAGAGCGAGCCTTCAAAGAACTCACCTGGAGCGAAGTCTGTCTTTCCATAGAAACGGACAACGCCGTTTTTCTGTCCGGCCACCAAAACCTGATCCCCAACCTCCACGTTCAGACCCTCCGGATCCAGACTGGCGACTGACGTCTTCTTCCTCTgggctgcaacacacacacgcacacacacacacacacatgatcagACCAAGACACAGAAggcgaccggaggaactttccCCCTGAACTTCATGCATTTcgacccaggaactcttggtcggAATGCACCTTTAGGCACACATGCATCAGAGCTgtgttacctctctctctctccttctccttcttctctttctccttcttggTCTTCCCGGCGAGGCGGGAGGCCAGGTCCAGGCGGGGGGTCCTGGGTGTGGAGGTGACGGATGAAGGTGTGTGATCCAGGACTTTGCAAATCTTTGAGACGGGGGCAAAAAtccctgaaagaaagaaagaaagattcaaGACTCAGAGGCGGCAGACGGAGCCGGTTCGCCCTCCTGATTCATCTAAAGCCACAACCGGCTcctcttttagctctgttttggtctccaccacctcctacAGATGGTTTTGCATCCATTGGCTCGATGCAGGGGTTCAAAAActtgctgcagcagctgttacCTAGCTTAGGAGGGCAGATGAAGTAGCGTACGCCGCCCACGCTGCCGTCGTTCTTCCCCTCAGGCTCGTCCAGCTCCACGCCGACCCACTGACCGCTGGCGAACTCTGTCGTCCCGCAAAACCTCAGAGTGCcgctctgagagagagagagagagagagagagaggtagagggagagagagagctctgtaAGAAtaggtgtgtgtgcagagaggtaaaagctgtgtgtgtttgctgctgtgGTTCATggcggggagagagagaggggggggcggGGCTGCAGATGGAGTGAAGGTAAAACAGGACCTGATTGGtcatgggacaggaagtcagttcAGTTAGTCTACAAATCCAGCCGGCGTCCGCTCCAACAAACCTGTTTGAGGGGTTCAGGCGGGCTGTCGTCGCGGTTCAGGTCTCTCTGGAGCTACAGAGAGTGTGAGAACGCACGGTTCAGAGCTCAGACAGCACGGCGGCGGCCATGACAGCTCCACAGACATCACAGAACAACACTTTCATCCGTGCACTTTAACGCAATCTGACGGGGAAACATCAGAGGCGACTGGACTCGTGTGAGGAGCatgaacagaaataaaaacctgcTCTTCATGTTTCAGGATTCAAACGTTCCCTCCCTGATCTTCCCAGGATTTATCCTGTCTCACTTTTTGCCTTGCAgggaataaaacagaaaatgtcagCTAGTATCGCCGCTAAAAGGACCTCAGCATCTCCCTCAGGTCCTCCTGATTCACCTAAAGCCACAATCGGCTcctcttttagctctgttttggtctccaccacctcctacAGTAGGTTTTGCACCCATTGGGACCCACttttaaaatacacacatttatctAATTCAATAAAGCTCGGTGTGAAAACCACCGCCTGCGTCCCTGCTCCTCCTCAGTGTCTGACCTTCATGTCGTCCAGCACGATGCGGTCTCCCAGCTTCAGTCCCAGAGAGGTCAGCATCAGGTTCCCGGGGATGTTGTCGTAGTTGGGCAGCGTGGCTCTGGGGAGGTTACAGCTGAGGGGGACGGCGTCCAGCAGCAGCTGCCTCAGCTCTTTGGCCACCATGGCCGCCTCCGCTTTGTCCAGACTCATGTCCATCGGGTCGGGGACCACATCGGCGGGGACCTGGCTCTTATcgttctgcagagagaggaggaggaagagggagacgGTCTGACATGGCTGCAAAgtaatctttaaaatgtgtgagaGTAAAGAGCAGGATGGAGGACGATGGATGGATTTCAGAGGCAGAAGCAGGAGGAACAAAGGAAGGTGTTTTTACCCGGACGCTGGGGTTGGCTCCGTGCTCCAGCAGACACTTGACGGCTCCCAGGCAGAGGTTGGAGGCGGCGATGTGGAGAGCTGTGCcgtagtgaaagtcactgcaggTGGAGTTCAGCACTGAGGagacaacagaggaggaggaggaggaggaggaggaggaggaggaggaggaggtgaataCTTCTAAGATTCAGAGAGTCGTCAGTGATCCTTGAAGagatgtgtgtgtacctctggGTTTAGCAGCTTTGAGCAGGATCCGGATCAGCTCTGGGACGTCGAAGTAAGCGGCGTAGTGCAGAGCGTTCATGTTGGTCCAGCGGCTCCTCAGACTGACGTCGGCTCCCAGAGAGATCAGCTGACTGGTGAGACGCAGAGCGGCCGACGGGTCgcctgaaaacacaaagacgactcgctgcattaaaaacaggttttGAAAGATAACAGGAGACCGGGTTATCTCTCCTTGTACTGGAGGACCCGGGTCAGTCTGGCATCTTACCGACTCCGTGGGCCCCGGCCTTGCAGCTGTAGTGCAGCAGAGTCATGTCGGTCAAACCGTCACGGTCGTTGACGTGGCAACCTCGCTTCAGGATCTGAGGAACAGACGGACACGAAGAACAGGCGCTCTGGATTTAATAAGTGAGTTTAGCTGGAAGCTGAGCGTGCgtcctgtttcttttcttttgcatgtgAACAAAGGAGACCAACATTTTCAGCTGCATTGACTTCATTCAAACTAAATGATGGATTATTAAAACTGAAGGAAATTCCTGAGACCTCCACCCTTCAGTCAAACATGAACATCTGGATTTATCTCTAGTCTGACGGGTCATGGTTCAGTCTGAATGACGTGAACAAAACTGGACTTTTATACCAACTCCTTTTTATAAATCATAAAAACCTCAGTTATATCATATTAATAAGTTATATACCCATATGAATaatgacttaaaaataaaattaaatagataaataaataagaaaaataaaatattaagaaaacaagaaaaaaatagattaattcATCAattacagtaataataataaaaagaaaaaaataagaaatatagaATATATATACTACTAATACTTCTACcacaactaataataataattataataattatgaaaaataatattaaataaagattatataTACTACTAATATTACTAccacaattaataataataattataataaaataaataataaataaagattatataTGCTATTAATATTACTACTATAACTAATAATAACAACttaaataattttaataaacattttaataattaaaattatatGTACTACTAATCCTTCTACTACAATTaatcataataattataataaatattaaaaataatattaaataaagataatgtaTACTGCTAATATTACTATCAcaattaataattataattataataaaaagaacattaataaagatTATATATGCTATTAATATTACTACTATAACTAATAATAACAACttaaataattttaataaacattttaataattaaaattatatGTACTACTAATCCTTCTACTACAATTaatcataataattataataaatattaaaaataatattaaataaagataatgtaTAATGCTAATACTACTAtcacaattaataataataataataattattataataaaaagaacattaataaagatTATATATACTACTAATATTACTACCACAACtcataataataactataataattataataaaatgaataataaatacagacaacataaTCTACCATTACTACTAATAACagtaattataatattaatattaataaaaataataataataaaaaaagggtaatacataaaaataatacatagaactaatactaataataataatcataaaaaataataaaattaataataagaaaaataccaataaaaaaggaaaaggatagattctaaataaataaatatataaaatgataataaataactaaatggataaataaaatataaagaagaggaaataaataaagagatgtTGATTGTTAACTTTATTGTCTGGTCTCTTGTTCCTttagagagaggacaggagagtggacggagtaggaaactgggagagagagaaaggagatcAAACATGGCCGCCTGCTTTCAGGGGTAAAGCCAGAGCTACGTGGCGTACAACTTAACCACTGGGCCAATCCAGCGCCCTGATACATcgtattttaaatgtatcttaTCTTTATGATTCATAAACTACATGAAAGATGAAGTGTCTGATGAACGTCTGATTTATGGTGAACTGGTAAAAACAGGTTCCCCGTTGGTGCAGAACACCCGGTGAGAGATGTGACACTTGACTCCATCTCTCTGACTCGACTGTCTGCTCCTGTTTTTTATTCCTGCAGGCTGACTCAGCGTCCTGCTGAGTCATGGTGGAGCCTCActgccttcctctctctctcatctctcctcctcctcttctctgtttccctctcatctctccctctgcaccactttctcttctctctctctctctctctctctctctctctctcttttttgaatCGATGCAGCCATTTTATCTGGGTCAAAGTCACCGTGTCTGTGAGTGCTTGAGTTCTTGACATTCTGGGGACTGACCTCGGATTGGATACCAAAAATCAGGGAGACTTAAAGAACTGTCAAATTGAATCAGACTTTTAAGAGCTCAGGATAAAACTACAACTTCTGGTGACACTGATGCCTCCAGAAACCCGTCTCCAGGACAGGAACCTTTGCAGGAACTCAGGGGGAAGAACTGCACATCCTTTGTCTCATGCTCAAAACCAAAAAGCATGTTCCCCTGATGATATTCAGGCTCAAACCCTCCCttaaagctctgcagctctgcagctctgcagctctgtgcagcttgctcttgttttgcatctgatTCAGAGacgagctgtcagcatctccaacttcctgcacagagctgcactgtgcgCTCTCTTCCTGACAGATCTGTCGTCCTTCAGAGGTGGAATTGTTCCGATCCTTTTACCCTCAACTCTTTTGGGTTTATTTGCATGTAAAGGATCCTCTTTATCTCCAGATTCATGCTTAATAACTTACTTAATTATGCAGAAATGATTCTTCTGCAATGCCGTTTgggagcatttaaccctttgcatgCACTCTGTGAATCAGACGGTGTCTCTTTGACTCAATCGTTCTGGTTTAACCGTCACAAAGCtttacacacacttcctgttgttgttttcttaagaatctcctgctgcagaaaagtgtgtttgtttcattctttgTGCTCCAACAGATCGATGTGAAGTCCAGCAGCTTTAAACCTCTACGCTGGAAATTGAATCCCGTGGAGATGGATCGCCGTGGCTGCGTGTTTGTTGTTAAGTGTAATGGAATAAATGATGCATAGAAGCAGCTCCTGCTTTCTGCAAAACAAAGAGACGAGTTCTCTGATCGTCAGAGGTCTTCggactgcaggaggaggaataTCAGCGTCTTAAACTCTGAAATAGTTAGCCTTTAAACATCCTGTttgcaggtgtttctgcagcagctttcAGTCAGAGGGAAGTCAATGTAATGTCCAATAAATGACAGAAATGTTTGCATTTCACAGTCGAGCTCTCAGTGAGTTTAGAATGATTCTGCAGTCGTCAAACTGAagcagagtttgtgtttgtggcgACGTTTGGATCACGATGCTCGCCTcagagagaataagagagagagacgtcCAGCATTCAGCTCTACACGGCTCAGGGAGCTTTCATTGTtcatcatctgtgtgtgtgtgtgtgtgtgtgtgtgtgtgtgtgtgttgaatctGGGTCAATGTGACAAAGACGACTGAGTGCTGTTTCAGGCTTCATGCCAGAAACGACGAGGCCGGGCGATCCGAGCAGATCAACACAACAGCTCGACTGTTTGAGTCTGCAGAGCGCCGCAgcctgacttcttcttcttcttcttcttcttcttcttcttcttcttcttcttcttcttctttaacgTTTGATTTTGAACGTGCAggaaatctgcagacgtgtcgGCGTTTTGCATGCTCTCACCTCGTTGCCGATGATGTCGATCTTGTGCTGAACCTGGGGAACCCACTGACGCACGATGGCGAACAGCTCGGGGATGGTGGTGCGGGGATCCATGAGGATCTCCAAACAGGCCGGGTCATTGGGGTCGAAGAAGGTGAAGGCTGGAGACGGATAGAAAAGAGATTAGAGATTAGAGATGAAGGTTTAGAGGATGACAACAGAAGAGGAAGATGCCAGAGAGTTTGCGTCGCCCTCATTAAGTCAGAAGTAACCGGTGAGCGTTGCACTTTCTCGTCCTGCCAGCTCGGCAGTCTGAGCGCCTGACAGATTTAATTTCACTGAGTGACTAAAATCACCTCCAGGACGGACTTTAAGGTTCCTCTCTGCCAACAGATCCTTCAAGTCCAACGTGAGCTTTggtcacactcagacagggagtCTGAAATCTGCAGAATCATTGATTCAAAGActtaaagacattaaaatacGTCCTTCTTACAAGCTAAACAACATTTCAGTGATGCATTCATCCTCAATttagtctggctgcagaaaaaacaacaacatggggATGCAGGAATGTCAAACTCCAGACTAATCAGACCCCTCTCATGAGCTTTGTTCCCTTCATACAGGCTGTAGTTGTATTTGAATGATTTCATACAAAATTCAGCAAGGGGTTCTTGGAGAGTAAGTTAGAGTGATGGAGAGCCAGCAGtatccacctgtcactcaaagaagCCCCGCCCCTAATTCCCccctccctttaacccttaacctgctgtaaacaggtgagctggtcagcctctagtggacatctGAGGAAGTGCAGTTCAGTTTGAATCGTGTGAAACCTTCAGTTCAACATTTAGCAATGACTCAGAGCAGCCAGTCAGAGCTGCTCTGTATTCactgctgctcacacacacacacacacacacacacacacacacacacacacacacacacacagagtgtatAATGGAGCTGGTCGGTCTGAGTTCGTCTCATGAATACTAATCACTCTCTCGTCCGTGCAGCAGCTTCTCAAACCATCGATCCGTCAGAGACTTCATGAAGCGACGACCCTCTGCTGGGTTTTCACCACATatgaactctgtgtgtgtgtgtgtgtgtgtgtgtgtgtgtgtgtgtgtgtgtgtgtgtgtgtgtgtgtgtgtgtgtgtgtagcctcATAGACATTCAGCACAGGCATCCTCTCCCTGTGTTGTTTACcgatgttgttgtgtttgtctgctgccctttttattcaattcctgCAGGAAGTTTTTCTAAATCTggtttatttcacttttaatatttcaaaataaagactcTTAACTGATAAATGCATGAAGAAAATTCAATATCTTACAGaattatcaaatcaaatctgaaGTTTGTGCAGATTATGATAAACTAGGCTTTATTTTTCAGAGTGCTGCAGACATTCAGTGCATGAAATCCTGAGTTTAAGGTGGAATGACAGATGTAAGGTGTTAGGATGTATTTAAGGTGGAATGACAGATGTAAGGTGTTATGATGTATTTAAGGTGGAATGGCAGATGTAAGgtgttttgatgtatttaaggTGGAATGACAGATGTAAGGTGTTATGACGTATTTAAAGTGGAATGACAGATGTAAGGTGTTATGATGTATTTAAGGTGGAATGACAGATGTAATGTGTTAGGATAGACTGTATTTAAGGTGGAATGACAGATGTAAGGTGTTAGGATAGACTGTATTTAAGGTGGAATGACAGATGTAAGGTGTTATGATGTATTTAAGGTGGAATGACAGATGTAATGTGTTAGGATAGACTGTATTTAAGGTGGAATGACAGATGTAAGGTGTTAGGATAGACTGTATTTAATGTGGAATGACAGATGTAAGGTGTTATGATGTATTTAAGGTGGAATGACAGATGTAAGGTGTTATGATGTATTTAAGGTGGAATGACAGATGTTAGGTGTTAGACTGTATTTAAGGTGGAATGACAGATGTTAGGTGTTAGACTGTATTTAAGGTGGAATGACAGATGTAAGGTGTTATGATGGGATGTATTTAAGGTGGAATGACAGATGTAAGGTGTTATGATGTATTTAAGGTGGAATGACAGATGTTAGGTGTTATGATGTATTTAAGGTGGAATGACAGATGTAATGTGTTAGGATAGACCATATTTAAGGTGGAATGACAGATGTAAGGTGTTATGATGTATTTAAGGTGGAATGACAGATGTTAGGTGTTATGATGTATTTAAGGTGGAATGACAGATGTAAGGTGTTATGATGGGATGTATTTAAGGTGGAATGGCAGATGTAAGGTGTTATGATGTATTTAAGGTGGAATGACAGGTGTTAGGTGTTGTGATGGGATGTATTTAAGGTGGAATGGCAGATGTAAGGTGTTAGGATAGACTGTATTTAAGGTGGAATGACAGATGTAAGGTGTTATGATGTATTTAAGGTGGAATGACAGATGTAAGGTGTTATGATGGGATGTATTTAAGGTGGAATGGCAGATGTAAGGTGTTATGATGTATTTAAGGTGGAATTACAGATGTTAGGTGTTGTGATGGGATGTATTTAAGGTGGAATGACAGATGTAAGGTGTTAGGATAGACTGTATTTAAGGTGGAATGACAGATGTAAGGTGTTAGGATAGACTGTATTTAAGGTGGAATGACAGATGTAAGGTGTTAGGATAGACTGTATTTAAGGTGGAATGACAGATGTAAGGTGTTAGGATAGACTGTATTTAAGGTGGAATGACGGGGTTATAGGAAAGACTGTATTTAAGGTGGAATGACTCACTGTAGTCTTTGGGCAGTGGGGCCTGAGCGGACGGGTGTACCATGGCTCTGCGGCGCGGCTCGTGAACCGGGCTCTGGTACTCGGACACGGACAGTGGCTCCGCCTCCAGCTCCGCCTCCTGCTCCCTGCAGGTCAGcggctcctcctcttcctctccccgctcctctctctcctctctctcctcctcctgctcgtcATCCTCCTCGTCGTCCACCCCggccctctcctccccctcgaGCTcgtactcctcctcctcctcttccacttctttctcctcctcctcttcctcctcctccgtcagagcctcctcctcctctttctggaCCCggccctcctcctgctcctcccgGTCGtgcctctccttctcctgcacCTCCAGGTTCTCCTCTTTAGTCATGGTGAGGGATGCTGCAGCTCGGCctgtcagagaggaagaagtaACCTCAAATATtatgtttctgattttattttcagacatcaaaactgaacaaacacGGTGGAGAATGAGGCTCTATGGGGACGGCTCACTTTTGGGGcctgcctctagtggacatttgaggaagTGCAG
Proteins encoded in this region:
- the clip3 gene encoding CAP-Gly domain-containing linker protein 3; amino-acid sequence: MTKEENLEVQEKERHDREEQEEGRVQKEEEEALTEEEEEEEEKEVEEEEEEYELEGEERAGVDDEEDDEQEEEREEREERGEEEEEPLTCREQEAELEAEPLSVSEYQSPVHEPRRRAMVHPSAQAPLPKDYTFTFFDPNDPACLEILMDPRTTIPELFAIVRQWVPQVQHKIDIIGNEILKRGCHVNDRDGLTDMTLLHYSCKAGAHGVGDPSAALRLTSQLISLGADVSLRSRWTNMNALHYAAYFDVPELIRILLKAAKPRVLNSTCSDFHYGTALHIAASNLCLGAVKCLLEHGANPSVRNDKSQVPADVVPDPMDMSLDKAEAAMVAKELRQLLLDAVPLSCNLPRATLPNYDNIPGNLMLTSLGLKLGDRIVLDDMKSGTLRFCGTTEFASGQWVGVELDEPEGKNDGSVGGVRYFICPPKLGIFAPVSKICKVLDHTPSSVTSTPRTPRLDLASRLAGKTKKEKEKKEKERERAQRKKTSVASLDPEGLNVEVGDQVLVAGQKNGVVRFYGKTDFAPGYWFGIELDQPTGKHDGSVFGVRYFNCLPKYGVFAPPSRVQRIGGPKDGSQNDKSMVKKVHQVTMAQPKRNFNTMRSPKDLTSESSISRLLFCCWFPWMLRAEMQS